The stretch of DNA cacaagcacacacatgcacctttcCGCtccctcacttacacacacatctttcctctctctctctctctctctctctctctcacacacacacacacacacacacacacacacacctggtagccagacaagcacacacacgcacctttcCACTCcctcacttacatacacacacctttcctttctctctctctctctctctctctctcacacacacacacacacacacacacacacacttttccaatggcacacactcacacagaaacaaaaccattaGCCCTCCCACTGGCTCTGACTGCTGTGACCTTctggctgagtgagtgagtaagagggAGTGAAAgcgagggaaagggagaaagatggagggaaggagaggctgaaagagaggatgagagagagagagagagatggatgaaagGGTCTGTCTTGGAGTGCCTGAGAAGTCACCCAGTCTGTTTGTGCCCTCAGAGATACACAGTATTAAAACCCGTCAAGTGGCTAATTTaccctgcctctgtgtgtgtttgtgttggtttgtttgtttgtgtgtgtgtgtgtgtgtgtgtgtgtgtgtgtgtgtgtgtgtgtgtgtgtgtgtgtgtgtgtgtgtgtgtgtgtgtgtgtgtgtgtgtgtgtgtgtttgtgtgtgtgtatgtgtttgtgtgagtgtgtgtgtgtgtttgtgagtgtgtgtttgtctgccccATCTATTTGGAGGTGTATTAGGTGTGTATATctctacctctgtgtgtgtgtgtgtgtgtgtgtgtgtgtgtgtgtgtaacaataaAAGTGTAAATTGATTTTAGAGCTGCACTGTAGCCTCAGGGAGGTCACTGATAATAAGTCTTTTCCTGACAgacatggggtgtgtgtgtgtgtgtgtgtgtgtgtgtgtgtgtgtgtgtgtgtgtgtgtgtgtgtgtgtgtgtgtgtgtgtgtgtgtgtgtgtgtgtgtgtgtgtgtgtgtgtgtgtgtgtgtgtgtgtgtgtgtgtaagaaagagagagagaggctgattgaggaagagagagagaggggctgagagaaggagagaaaatctttcatttagTTTGActtcatctcctccacacaTGAACAAGTAGGAGCAATTAACTCAGCCCTGTTTcactctgatctctctctctccatgtcagcTTTCTCCTTTGCCCGCACTCCCTacaacccctccctcctctctcactctcactctttttctctctgtttttgccTCTCTCACTTgttactctctccccctctctttcgctgattcactcactcactcactcactcaactaCTAACCCATTCCCTCATTGATTCACCCATTCTCTCACTGActgattcactcactcactcactcactcactcactcaactaCTAACCCATTCCCTCAGTGATTCACCAATTCACTCACTAACTGATTCActgattcactcactcactcactcactcaactaCTAACCAATTCCCTCATTGattcacccattcactcacttactgattcacttattcactcactcattcacatccTTACTCACTTCACATTGTCCCCTCACATCCTTAAGGCCGGTGCCCACCGGACACAGCattcagcggtgtgggcttgacgcgcaggactttagaacagttttctaacccTGAGCGGCTGCCGCGCGGCAAACGTTTCtggtgggctttgctccgttaaaaacgACGGAGTTCTCATTTATTTTCTTGTCGCGTTGCGTTCGTGTCCGTCCGGTGGGTGCCTGCCTTTAGTCACTTTAttgtccactcacacactcaccaactcaTTCAGTCAGTTGGTTTATTATTCTCATCcagttggtctctctctctctctctctctccctctgtcgtcTTGGCATGGTTGACTCTGTGGATTGTGATTGGGTATGCAGTGGTTATTCTGGGTGACTTTGGTTTACATCGTACAACTGAGGCTTGGTTTGTGCACACTGTCTGCATTGATGAGTTTTGCACCACTGTGAGTTAGAGCGTGTCGAAATATGTAtttacagggtgtgtgtgtgtgtgtgtgttggtgtgtgtctgtgttggtgtgtcggtgtgtgtgttggtgtgtgtgtggatatatgtgtgtgtgtgtgtgtgtgtgtgtgtgtgtgtgtgtgtgttagagagagagagcgagagagagagagagggagaaggagaaagggagaaggagggggagatggagagtgggAATCCgttgtgtgtttgaagtgtggACTGGTTTGGGAGGGCAGACAGTCCTTGCTCTTTAATTAGCCATCCGAGACCAGGCACGCTTTGCTCAAGGACCCATCCACATCCCtgcctgtgtgttctgtgtgtgagtgtgtgtgtgtgtctgtctgtctctctctctctctctctctctctctctctctctctctctctctctctctctctctctctctctctctgtgtgtgtgtgtgtgtttgtgtatgtgtgtgtgtgtgtgcatgttgcttAATTAGTGGTCAGATCTTACAAGAGCCTCTGAAGACCTCTTTCTTTGacctccctggtgtgtgtgtgtgtgtgtgtgtgtgtgtgtgtgtgtgtgtatgcgcctgTCCCTGCGTGCCCTTGCACTGTGCTGCATGTATAGTCGATGTTTTACATTTTCTACAAATTAAGCCATTTGACAGCTGATTGCCAGATCATTAATatttcactctcctcctctgaaTGAACAAATGCATTTTAAATGAAGGTctagggtgcgtgtgtgtgtcagtgtgtctgtgcaggggcgcctgcaggaattaatgctatggtacgcacaccaatCAACACCACCCCGCGATTGTAGAATATTCGTcagtttctcggttttaggtttgtGCATTGGTCGGCAAAAAAAGTAGCCTGACATAGtataacatccacatgcaataatacaatacaatactaatttggacaacgttacacagctaagttacgtttagttttgttcaagcattaacgtctggtgttaaacagtgttgtaatgctagtctaacgttccgacaagcacacaaattgtctacctagcttgttattgcccatctggaatctcctctagctttcctgcctccatcttccattctttctcttttcgttgtttaaaagaacttgcgatatccatgatgagcatttgagttagtgatttagcgtcacattgggttctgataaccataatagatagccgagtaaaagaaaacaacaaggagCCTaattgcgcgcctgcgtgcttaatctctcctgctgaaatgaaatatgtgcgcATGGATATAcgtagctctgcattaagttaattttgataacgtgttgactaacttcatatagaaaattgtaaatagcctgatggcatgcggctaatgggatactgtgcatagttgggaagttatggtaggccaatttgatgtgaatacacacgcacaagggtcattttctctccttgatgagaagtctcaaggtacgcacggtgcgtacggccgtacgcctgcaggcgccactgtgtctgtgtgtagtaaGAGCAAGGACAATCCCATCTATAATTGCAGGGAAGCTGCCGTGCCAACAATGGTTACCTTCAGGCTCGAGTttaaaagaatgtgtgtgtgtgtgtgtgtgtgcggccttGTTTTGTGTGATCAGGATGTACCCAACCTCTCAAGTGGACAAGAGGTTTAATTCAGTTCTAACCACCCACTTGCCTTCATTTATCAACTGAGCATTGAAACCAGCGTagatctgagcgcagaaatcatcttacaacgtgtgattcatgaaatgttcgtatcactccaattccagcaaAAGAATATATGTGTGTTGATAAATATGGCGCCTGGAATCAAGAAGAATTTAGATACAGTAACGTTGCAAGTCCAGCTGAATGTTGTTCATTTCGATTCAagtgcaacagactttattttcgcagagagaacgcatacTATAATGCATTTGTTACAAAACAtaagacattacacacacagacacacacacacacacacacacacacacacattaataccataaacgtgtttgtgtgtgtgtgtgtgtgtgtgtgtgtgtgtatgtatgtgggtgtgtgcgtgtgtgtgtgtgtgtgtgtgtgcgcgcacacacgcgtggGCACACAAGTAACTTATTTTCCATCACATCATTTGTTTCCCCATGAAAGGCTTTTCCAAAGTAAAAGCTTCAACCAGAGTTAACTACAATATGCTTTGGAAATCGGGGCGCAGTTGGTCCGCTGCCCTGATTGCTGGCAGTGATAGTGTCAGTTATTTAATGAGCTTTTTTGCCACCctgagtgggtgtgtggagACTCCATGGGGAGAGGAGGCTCAGCCCACTGCCTCTTCATGCCAAACTCCGACGCCGGGTGTTCAGAGAGTGATTTTCAGATTGATTGCCCTTTTCATCATCAGCGAGCGAGGACTGACACCCCCAGTGGGCAGGTCTCAGATCAGTTTGGCAGCACATTAGTTTGTGATTGTGGTGCCAGTAATCTTCACCATGatgatgatcatcatcatcatcatcatcatcttcaccaCTTTAGAAATATCTCcttcatcatccatcatcatcgtcatcatcaacaacaactttTTTTCTTCGTCAAGTTGCCATTTTTCaccattatcattatcatttgtcatcaACAACATTGTTTGtcttcatcatcgtcatcttcatcatcgtcatcatcatcatcagtggcAGTGAGCAGTGTGTTTATTCACTGGTTTAATTACTGCCTGTGGGTGAAAACATAACTCATTAGCGTCAGGGTTTGGTTAGGTCAGAGGAGAGACTCTGAGAATATAaatgtacacactctctctctctcacacacacacacacacacacacacacacacacacacatgcacaacaacacacacaaaagcatagcATGTACGATCTCTTAGAAAGTCtgaaaatattttcttttctctgactTGCCAGTTCCTTTCGTTAGTGTTAGTGCGGAAAAAAGAACTGAtgtcagacagaaagagagggaacaagagaaaagaacagagagcaagagacagacggacagaagGTCTGCGAACGACAGAACGATTGAGAGAAGAATGCAGGGGgaaacagtcagagagagagagcgagagagaaagcgacagagagagagagagagagcaagaggagaacagagggcaAGGAAAACACTTTTTCACTCTCAAATGAATAGAGGGAGGAAGCGTCTGCCACCACCAGCCTGCTCTAAGAATATTTataatacaaaacacacactcacaaacgttttctctctacctctaggacacacaataacacacattcactcataaAATAACACAAATGCTCGctaacaagtacacacacacacacacacacacattctcacacacagatacaccttcactttcgcacacacactcgcacgctctctctcacacacacactcacacacactctctctcacacacacatacacacacaggcacacactctcatactctctcacactctctctctcacacacacacacccactctctctctcttcctctctcacacacacacactcacccactctctctctcttcctctctcacacacacacacacacccccgttgtccctgtgctctctctctctccaggatcATGCCGCGGGTGTGGCTGGGCAGTTGCCCCCGGCGCGTGGAGCATGTGACGGTGAAGCTGAAGCGGGAGCTGGGCGTCACCGCGGTGATGAACTTCCAGACCGAGTGGGACGTCGTCAACAACTCGCACGGCTGCCGCCGCGACCACAACGAGACCATGAGCCCGGAGACCATGACGCGACTCTACAGCGACTGTGACATGTCTTACGTCTGGATTCCCACGCCCGATATGAGCACTGAAGGTGTGttccattcacagacacacacacgcaaacacacacacatacacttacatacacacccacacacacacacacacacacacatactcacatatacATAGAGACATGCTCACTGAAAAACACAATAATCCAAGTATCCATACGTGCTCATAAATATATACATGAATCCCTCCAGTCTCTGCATCTCTATACGTCTACATGTGGttgtttataagtgtgtgtctgtgtgtgtctgtgtgtctgtgcgtgtgcatgcacttgtgtgcgtgcgcgtgtgtgtgtgtctgtgcgtgtgtgtgtgtgtgtttgcgtgtgtgtgagtgtttgcgtgtgtgtgtgtgtgtgtgtgtgtgtgcgagtgtgtgtgtgtgtgtgtgtgcgagcgtgtgtgtgtgtgcgtgtgtgcgtgtgtgtgtgtgtgtgttcgcgtgtgtctgagtgcatgtgtgtgtgtgtgtgtttgcgtgtgtgagtgcgtgtctgtgtgtgtgcatgtgtgtgtgcgtatgtgtgtgtgtgcacacccatGCCCACGTTGTCCCATCTctccccaatcccccccccccacaggccGTGTGCGCATGCTGCCCCAGGCCGTCTTCCTGCTGCAGGGGCTGCTGGGTAACGGGCACACGGTGTACGTGCACTGCAACGCGGGCGTGGGGCGCTCCACGGCGGCCGTGTGCGGCCTGCTGATGTACGTGCTGGGCTGGAGCGTGCGGCGGGCGCAGTACCACCTGTGTGCCCGCCGCCCGGCCGTCTACATCGACGAGGAGGCGCTGGTGCGCGCGCAGGGGGACTACCACTGCAAGTTCGGCCGTGCGCAGAGCGCACCGTGCCTAGTGGAGGAgtgatacagtacacacacacacacacacacacacatatacacacacacacacatacacacacacacacacacacacacacacacatacacacacacacacacacgcgcgc from Sardina pilchardus chromosome 12, fSarPil1.1, whole genome shotgun sequence encodes:
- the epm2a gene encoding laforin, with translation MLFRFGVIVTPERTDIEVLMVGSRDEMGHWDIGKAVVMTPARLVLSTREPFLWVCELQLKPPFLEKFWYKFVKRVKGGDLIWEGNGPHHDRGCVYEERNVVEGVHCTPIGHWIEQSGHTDEMKHTTDFYFGIAGEQAMHFSQIMPRVWLGSCPRRVEHVTVKLKRELGVTAVMNFQTEWDVVNNSHGCRRDHNETMSPETMTRLYSDCDMSYVWIPTPDMSTEGRVRMLPQAVFLLQGLLGNGHTVYVHCNAGVGRSTAAVCGLLMYVLGWSVRRAQYHLCARRPAVYIDEEALVRAQGDYHCKFGRAQSAPCLVEE